In one window of Methanolobus mangrovi DNA:
- a CDS encoding GLUG motif-containing protein, translating into MISQRGHFSLALFICILIACIGTVSAGTYSGGDGSSGTPYLLSSDSDIDELSSTSADWSKYFQLTNDITLVGNHTPIGDGSTQFTGDFDGNGSTISNLTVYNTGGLAGFFGYTNFGANIHDLGVETSSDGVVSTTEYVGGLVGCNIGGTISNCSSTGIVTGSGQHVGGLVGYAEGTVSNSYANVTVTGSSYHVGGLIGAASEHSVVSNCYATGNVISGGDQFTGGLIGRIWVVAVSNCYATGNVTGVQQVGGLIGYNEAGTVSNSFATGTVDGTSDYGALIGLNVATVTNSYYSGTPASGAGTSTSYANFMDFAFVSGASGLNWNGSGDIITTEENTSFIWRIIDGYTLPYLQYQNVTYSGGSGTVDDPYLLSSDSDIDELSATSADWGMNFTLTQDITLVGNHTPIGKTAPYFTGDFNGNGHSILNLTVYETTNYAGFFGVTIGANIYDLRVEASSDGVVTTGGYAGVLIGDNYGTVTNSSATGNATVSLNYAGGLVGTNNNGGTLSNCYATGNVTGASYVGGLAGENANTGSVSNSFATGNVTGASNYAGGLVGYNLNTISNCYANSIVTGSGEVGGLVGENGNTGTIGNSYATGDVTGSGDSVGGVLGKNWGAISNCYATGNATTGSQYVGGLVGQNAGSATVSKSFATGTATGTSNGGLVGYLSGGSVTDGYYSGTPVTGEGTSTSYVNFLSFAFVSDTGLNWNASGTQNVITTADNSGYVWKIISGYTLPYFQYQEDPISLAGTPESFTNITGNFWVNHSWSAGAGDLTDSYNVSYDGNWQNSTVTYFNHTGLSAHAWSNITVYAYNATDSTLSAGAISRVQIPNNVISILNVTDITTGEGASINFDINFTDADGDTATFGCNQSSLFDDFNTSTGIGSWNISLGEAGTYNVEFNVSDGYGSIDSQIMFITVEPISAPESFTNTTGNFWVNHSWNAGTGIEIDSYNVSYNASWLNGTTNSFNHTALSAHAWSNITVYAYNITYSVLSAGANSTVQVPNNEISILDVTNITSSEGETINFDINFTDVDGDTATFGCNRSSLFDDFNTSTGEGLWSANINDSGIYYVEFNVSDGYGSVDSQVMTITINDVITPVADFTASTGSGYVPLTVVFTDNSSNTPTSWFWDFGDGTNSTSQNPTHSFSSTGTYYVNLNASNFAGSNLSSNMTITVTDVPSSSSSSSGTRASVSQGQDPKIVSQSASSVKRVTGGSKVNYDFSDSGTPVLRISFDAKKDKGLVVAKVQVLSSAPEGVPSPSGNSYQMMSIDVGNEGTISSDSADNVMISFKVSKQWIEDNNIDVSTIRMTRYNDDQWNDLPTSQKSEDGEYFYFYAETPGFSIFSVLGDEVSDTPADTVESSATSVAEEVDEPVEEEETSSTPGFTALTGVVFVSLAFLVSRKQK; encoded by the coding sequence ATGATTTCACAGAGAGGGCACTTTTCATTAGCATTATTCATATGCATTTTAATAGCATGCATTGGTACAGTTTCAGCAGGCACTTACTCCGGCGGTGATGGTTCAAGCGGAACCCCGTATCTGCTTTCAAGTGACAGTGATATCGATGAATTGTCATCAACTTCTGCTGACTGGAGCAAATACTTCCAACTAACAAATGACATCACACTTGTGGGTAATCATACTCCTATTGGTGATGGCAGCACTCAGTTCACAGGTGATTTTGACGGAAATGGATCTACAATAAGTAATCTGACCGTTTATAATACCGGTGGCCTTGCTGGATTCTTTGGTTACACAAATTTTGGTGCTAATATCCATGATCTTGGAGTAGAAACAAGTTCAGATGGTGTTGTTTCAACAACTGAATATGTCGGTGGTCTTGTTGGCTGTAATATTGGCGGCACTATTAGCAATTGTTCTTCCACTGGAATTGTCACTGGCTCTGGTCAGCATGTCGGTGGTCTTGTTGGCTATGCTGAGGGTACTGTAAGCAACAGTTATGCCAATGTTACTGTCACTGGTTCTAGCTATCATGTCGGCGGTCTTATAGGCGCCGCAAGTGAGCATTCTGTAGTAAGCAATTGTTATGCCACAGGTAATGTTATTAGTGGTGGTGATCAGTTTACCGGTGGTCTTATTGGGAGAATTTGGGTGGTGGCTGTTAGCAACTGTTATGCCACAGGCAATGTTACCGGTGTTCAGCAGGTTGGCGGTCTTATCGGGTATAATGAGGCTGGCACAGTGAGCAACAGTTTTGCCACAGGTACTGTAGATGGCACATCAGATTACGGTGCTTTGATCGGGTTAAATGTTGCCACTGTTACTAACAGTTATTATTCAGGAACACCTGCTTCAGGTGCTGGTACTTCTACTTCCTATGCCAACTTTATGGATTTTGCCTTTGTATCAGGAGCTTCAGGTCTTAACTGGAATGGAAGTGGTGACATTATCACAACAGAAGAGAATACAAGTTTCATATGGAGGATTATAGATGGTTATACTCTTCCATACTTGCAGTATCAAAACGTTACTTACTCCGGCGGTAGCGGTACAGTCGATGACCCGTATTTACTTTCAAGCGACAGCGATATTGACGAACTTTCAGCAACTTCTGCTGACTGGGGAATGAACTTTACACTAACACAAGACATTACGCTTGTGGGTAATCACACTCCAATTGGTAAAACAGCACCTTATTTCACAGGTGACTTTAACGGAAATGGACATTCAATACTGAATCTGACTGTTTATGAGACCACTAACTATGCCGGATTCTTTGGCGTAACAATCGGTGCTAACATCTATGATCTGAGAGTAGAAGCAAGCTCAGATGGTGTTGTTACTACAGGTGGCTATGCTGGTGTTCTTATAGGGGATAATTACGGTACTGTAACCAACAGTTCTGCCACTGGAAATGCTACCGTTTCTCTGAATTATGCTGGCGGTCTTGTCGGTACAAATAATAATGGCGGTACTCTTAGCAACTGTTATGCTACTGGTAATGTCACTGGTGCTTCTTATGTCGGTGGCCTTGCCGGAGAAAATGCCAACACTGGTTCTGTTAGCAACAGTTTTGCTACTGGTAATGTCACTGGTGCTTCTAATTATGCCGGCGGTCTTGTCGGTTATAATCTTAATACTATCAGCAACTGTTATGCCAATAGTATTGTTACAGGCTCAGGTGAAGTCGGCGGTCTTGTCGGTGAAAATGGTAATACTGGTACTATTGGCAACAGTTATGCCACTGGCGATGTCACAGGTTCTGGCGATTCTGTCGGTGGTGTTCTTGGGAAGAATTGGGGTGCTATCAGCAACTGTTATGCTACTGGTAATGCAACTACTGGTTCTCAGTATGTCGGCGGTCTTGTCGGACAGAATGCTGGAAGCGCCACAGTGAGCAAGAGTTTTGCTACAGGTACTGCTACTGGTACTAGTAATGGTGGTCTTGTCGGCTATCTTAGTGGCGGCAGTGTTACCGATGGGTATTATTCCGGTACTCCGGTTACAGGTGAGGGAACTTCTACTTCCTATGTAAACTTCCTCAGTTTTGCCTTTGTTTCAGATACAGGTCTTAACTGGAATGCAAGCGGTACACAGAATGTAATCACAACAGCAGATAATTCTGGTTACGTGTGGAAAATAATAAGCGGTTATACTCTTCCATATTTCCAGTATCAGGAAGATCCGATTTCACTTGCAGGAACACCTGAAAGTTTCACAAATATAACTGGCAATTTCTGGGTGAACCATAGCTGGAGTGCAGGTGCAGGAGATCTGACCGATTCCTATAATGTGAGTTATGACGGAAATTGGCAGAACAGCACTGTTACCTATTTCAATCATACCGGACTCTCAGCTCATGCCTGGTCAAACATAACAGTTTATGCATACAATGCTACGGATTCCACACTTTCAGCAGGCGCCATTTCCAGAGTTCAGATACCGAACAACGTGATAAGCATTCTCAATGTAACAGACATCACCACAGGTGAAGGAGCAAGTATCAACTTTGACATTAACTTCACAGATGCCGATGGTGACACAGCAACATTTGGCTGCAACCAGAGTTCCCTGTTTGATGACTTTAACACAAGTACTGGTATTGGTTCATGGAACATCAGTTTAGGTGAAGCTGGAACATACAATGTTGAATTCAATGTAAGTGACGGTTATGGTTCAATTGATTCTCAGATAATGTTCATCACAGTTGAACCAATTTCAGCTCCTGAAAGCTTCACAAATACAACTGGTAATTTCTGGGTGAACCATAGCTGGAATGCAGGCACAGGAATTGAAATTGATTCCTATAACGTGAGTTATAATGCAAGCTGGCTGAATGGAACAACAAACAGTTTCAACCATACCGCTCTCTCTGCTCATGCATGGTCTAACATAACAGTTTATGCATACAATATCACGTACTCAGTACTGTCAGCCGGAGCTAATTCCACAGTTCAGGTTCCAAACAACGAGATAAGTATTCTCGATGTAACAAACATCACAAGCAGTGAAGGAGAAACTATCAACTTTGATATTAACTTCACAGATGTCGATGGCGATACAGCAACATTTGGCTGTAACAGAAGTTCTCTGTTTGACGACTTTAATACAAGTACCGGTGAAGGTTTATGGAGTGCAAACATCAATGATTCTGGAATTTACTATGTTGAATTCAATGTAAGTGACGGCTATGGTTCGGTCGATTCTCAGGTAATGACCATCACCATAAACGATGTCATAACTCCGGTTGCAGATTTCACTGCAAGCACTGGTTCAGGATATGTTCCGCTAACTGTTGTATTCACAGATAATTCCAGCAATACTCCAACATCGTGGTTCTGGGATTTTGGTGATGGAACTAATTCCACTTCCCAGAACCCTACTCATAGTTTCAGTTCCACAGGAACCTACTACGTAAATTTGAATGCAAGTAATTTTGCGGGAAGCAATCTCAGCAGTAACATGACCATAACCGTAACAGACGTACCAAGTTCAAGCAGTTCAAGTTCAGGAACTCGTGCATCAGTAAGTCAGGGTCAGGATCCAAAGATCGTGTCACAGTCTGCTTCATCTGTCAAGCGTGTAACAGGCGGCTCAAAAGTTAACTACGACTTCTCAGACAGCGGTACCCCGGTTCTTAGAATCAGCTTTGACGCAAAGAAAGATAAGGGTCTTGTAGTTGCCAAAGTTCAGGTACTTTCCAGTGCTCCAGAAGGCGTTCCATCTCCATCCGGTAACTCCTACCAGATGATGAGCATTGATGTTGGAAATGAAGGAACTATCTCTTCAGATAGTGCTGACAATGTCATGATCAGCTTCAAGGTGAGCAAGCAGTGGATAGAAGATAACAACATTGATGTTTCCACCATCCGCATGACAAGATATAATGATGACCAGTGGAATGATCTTCCAACTTCTCAGAAAAGTGAAGATGGTGAATACTTCTATTTCTACGCTGAGACTCCTGGATTCTCAATTTTCAGTGTTTTAGGTGATGAAGTAAGCGATACTCCGGCAGATACAGTGGAAAGTTCAGCAACATCAGTGGCTGAAGAAGTAGATGAACCAGTAGAGGAAGAAGAAACTTCCAGCACTCCGGGATTCACTGCTCTTACAGGAGTCGTGTTTGTTTCACTTGCTTTCCTTGTGAGCAGAAAACAGAAATAA
- a CDS encoding (Fe-S)-binding protein, giving the protein MMYRFQEEIYSCIDCGKCWDVCPVNMVTDGNRFTPQGKIATLAKIVAGEELTKDEMDNIYLSTRCGACDDVCPVKIPITDIIQYERELLAKQGREPAKTTAISNNIIEHNSPGAKDPSKRFDWITDDLDIAESSEIAYMAGCWVSYSQQEVARATIRLLNHAGIRPMILKEEKCCGLFLIDSGHFGQAAEHAKKFVDYIESLGVKKVIASCPGCYLVLSHDYPELYRELNFEVEHSLNVFKDMIDKGILKPEKLDLTVAVRDACPLRETKDVPRSILTSMGVEIKELFDGKQVCCGGPAGLKPNFPDIANDIAMLTVQSYKDKADMLASYCPFCVHHMSGACESKGEEMKIKDVSVLLAESVLGDHFTKRNNL; this is encoded by the coding sequence ATGATGTATCGTTTTCAGGAAGAAATATATTCGTGTATAGATTGCGGTAAATGCTGGGATGTCTGTCCGGTCAATATGGTCACAGATGGTAACCGTTTTACTCCACAGGGAAAGATCGCGACCCTTGCAAAGATCGTTGCAGGTGAGGAGCTTACAAAGGATGAAATGGACAATATCTATCTTTCCACAAGGTGTGGAGCCTGTGATGATGTTTGTCCTGTGAAAATCCCTATCACAGATATCATACAGTATGAGAGAGAGCTTCTGGCAAAGCAGGGCAGGGAGCCTGCAAAGACTACAGCTATCTCAAATAACATCATTGAGCACAACAGTCCCGGAGCCAAGGACCCTTCAAAAAGGTTTGACTGGATAACCGATGATCTTGACATTGCCGAAAGTTCAGAGATCGCTTACATGGCAGGCTGCTGGGTATCATATAGTCAGCAAGAGGTTGCCAGAGCCACTATCCGCCTGCTCAACCATGCAGGAATAAGACCCATGATACTCAAGGAAGAGAAATGCTGCGGACTTTTCCTTATTGATAGTGGTCATTTTGGGCAGGCTGCAGAGCATGCAAAGAAGTTTGTGGATTACATTGAGTCACTGGGAGTAAAGAAGGTAATAGCTTCATGTCCTGGTTGCTATCTTGTCCTGAGTCATGATTATCCTGAGCTTTATCGTGAACTGAACTTTGAGGTTGAACATTCCCTGAATGTCTTTAAGGATATGATCGATAAAGGCATCCTGAAACCAGAGAAACTCGATCTTACAGTTGCTGTAAGGGATGCCTGTCCGCTGAGAGAAACAAAGGACGTTCCACGGAGTATCCTTACAAGTATGGGTGTGGAAATTAAGGAACTCTTTGATGGTAAACAGGTATGCTGTGGAGGACCAGCCGGTCTTAAACCAAACTTCCCGGATATTGCAAATGACATCGCCATGCTGACGGTGCAGAGTTATAAGGATAAGGCTGACATGCTTGCATCGTACTGTCCTTTCTGTGTGCATCACATGTCAGGTGCCTGTGAGTCAAAGGGTGAGGAAATGAAGATAAAGGACGTTTCGGTGCTGCTGGCGGAAAGTGTGCTTGGTGATCATTTTACTAAACGAAACAACTTATGA
- a CDS encoding YbgA family protein, with the protein MRKFPRPTVLVSKCLEFDNVRYNAQIVHSQIVRDLMPFVDFIKVCPEIEIGLGVPRDSLRLIKKNGEYRLIQPKTGEDLTERMNTFTCNFLDKLGDIDGFIFKGISPSMGVDDVKVYAGAYMAPVVERSAGLFARQVIARYPGYPIEENERLRNSRISHHFLTQLYTFAAFRQVKAEYSLDALLEFHKNNRFLFMTYNTEILIGMSELLGSGKETGSLFGEYESLLKQLMRKPGSLILKIETARNMFSMFADTTQAENSFFEDMLGRFKNNWISEDAVIEVLRMFSSRFYGVDSYEDTFLYPYPEEIKGQVDESRDKDYWDK; encoded by the coding sequence ATGAGAAAGTTCCCAAGGCCAACTGTTCTTGTAAGCAAGTGTCTTGAGTTTGATAATGTGCGTTATAATGCACAGATTGTTCATTCTCAAATAGTACGCGATCTCATGCCATTTGTAGACTTCATAAAAGTATGTCCGGAAATTGAGATCGGCCTTGGGGTACCCAGGGATTCTTTGAGACTCATTAAGAAGAATGGCGAATATCGGCTTATTCAGCCAAAGACAGGTGAAGACCTTACTGAAAGGATGAATACTTTTACATGCAATTTCCTTGACAAGCTTGGGGATATTGATGGTTTCATATTCAAAGGCATTTCTCCCAGTATGGGAGTCGACGATGTCAAGGTCTATGCAGGCGCATATATGGCTCCGGTAGTTGAAAGAAGTGCAGGATTGTTTGCCAGACAGGTGATTGCGCGGTATCCAGGATATCCCATTGAAGAGAATGAGAGATTGCGTAATAGCCGTATAAGCCATCATTTCCTGACCCAGTTATACACTTTTGCGGCTTTCAGGCAGGTGAAAGCGGAATATTCTCTTGATGCATTGCTTGAGTTCCATAAAAATAACCGTTTTCTGTTCATGACCTATAATACTGAAATTCTCATAGGTATGTCAGAATTGCTGGGGTCAGGGAAAGAAACCGGAAGTTTGTTCGGGGAATATGAGTCTCTGCTAAAGCAGCTAATGAGAAAGCCCGGTTCATTGATCTTGAAAATTGAAACTGCAAGAAACATGTTCTCCATGTTTGCAGATACAACACAGGCGGAGAATTCTTTCTTTGAGGACATGCTCGGACGTTTCAAGAATAACTGGATAAGTGAAGATGCTGTTATTGAAGTATTAAGGATGTTCTCATCGCGCTTTTATGGAGTGGATTCTTATGAGGACACTTTCCTGTACCCATATCCCGAAGAGATCAAGGGACAGGTTGATGAGAGCAGGGATAAAGACTACTGGGATAAGTGA
- a CDS encoding aminoacyl-histidine dipeptidase, with protein MDEVTEKILTLFREISSVPRPSGQEERIATWLKEWGLSKGFSVKFDSVNNIVIGVPASKGYENLPSIVIQGHMDMVCEKACGSMHDFAKDPIVPVIETDWLRAEGTTLGADNGIALAIALALAEDMGVNHPPLELLFTVDEETGLTGANALMPDFITGKILLNVDSEEEGVFTVGCAGGLNTTIRMPLEYSSVPEDVLFFRLVVNGLSGGHSGVDIHEKRANANKLLAEVLQSLMEEYDLMLLDIKGGSAHNAIPRHAEAIIAFSPDLKETIISLIAGFESRFRSEYAGLEPSLSIALEESGTDVEMKAIDTSIARRVIGLLMSLPHGVASISPAIPSLVETSSNLAIVNIEDGKLVVVSSQRSSSDTGLAEITGKVESVAVEYGANCSHGSGYPAWQPDMSSPLLQRCMDVYSSVFGEHARIEAIHAGLECAVIGSKYEGMDMISFGPTIKNPHSPDERMYIPSVRKVWDLMVALLASFQDENSTRQGKQKKS; from the coding sequence ATGGATGAAGTCACAGAAAAGATCCTCACCCTTTTCAGGGAAATAAGCAGCGTTCCCCGACCATCAGGTCAGGAAGAGAGAATAGCCACATGGCTGAAAGAATGGGGTCTATCAAAAGGTTTTAGCGTAAAGTTCGATAGTGTCAACAATATAGTCATTGGGGTACCCGCTTCAAAAGGCTATGAGAACCTGCCTTCAATAGTGATTCAGGGGCACATGGATATGGTATGCGAAAAGGCCTGTGGCAGTATGCATGACTTTGCAAAAGACCCAATTGTACCTGTCATCGAAACTGACTGGCTCAGGGCTGAGGGAACAACGTTGGGCGCAGATAACGGAATAGCACTCGCAATTGCCCTTGCCCTTGCAGAAGATATGGGTGTAAACCATCCTCCACTTGAGCTGCTTTTTACCGTGGATGAAGAAACCGGACTTACAGGAGCTAATGCGCTGATGCCTGATTTCATCACCGGGAAGATACTGTTGAATGTGGATTCGGAGGAAGAGGGTGTTTTTACAGTTGGCTGTGCCGGAGGATTGAACACGACTATCAGGATGCCACTTGAATATTCATCGGTACCTGAGGATGTATTATTTTTCAGATTGGTTGTGAATGGTCTTTCAGGAGGCCATTCAGGTGTTGATATTCATGAAAAGAGAGCAAATGCCAACAAGCTGCTTGCAGAGGTCTTGCAATCACTTATGGAAGAATACGACCTCATGTTGCTTGATATAAAAGGCGGCTCTGCACATAATGCCATTCCACGACATGCGGAAGCAATCATTGCTTTTTCCCCGGATCTGAAAGAGACTATTATTTCATTGATTGCCGGGTTTGAAAGCAGGTTCAGGTCTGAATATGCAGGTCTTGAGCCTTCTCTTTCAATAGCTCTTGAAGAATCCGGTACTGATGTTGAAATGAAGGCAATCGATACTTCTATTGCTCGTCGGGTCATAGGTCTTCTGATGTCATTGCCACATGGGGTAGCTTCCATATCTCCGGCAATACCAAGCCTTGTAGAAACCTCAAGTAACCTGGCGATTGTCAATATAGAGGATGGTAAACTGGTGGTAGTATCAAGCCAGCGCAGTTCTTCTGACACGGGACTTGCAGAGATCACCGGAAAAGTTGAATCGGTTGCCGTAGAGTATGGGGCGAACTGTTCACATGGTTCGGGTTATCCGGCATGGCAACCTGATATGTCTTCGCCTCTTCTTCAGCGATGTATGGATGTATATTCCTCTGTGTTCGGGGAACATGCAAGGATCGAAGCTATCCATGCAGGCCTGGAATGCGCTGTTATAGGTTCGAAATATGAGGGGATGGATATGATCTCTTTTGGTCCTACCATAAAGAATCCGCATTCTCCTGATGAACGGATGTATATCCCATCGGTCAGGAAGGTATGGGATCTTATGGTTGCTTTGCTTGCTTCATTTCAAGACGAAAATAGCACACGTCAGGGAAAGCAGAAGAAGTCATGA
- a CDS encoding O-acetyl-ADP-ribose deacetylase, translating into MNRKRGDHMDISDIVSVIMGDIVEQEVDAIVNAANNSLLGGGGVDGAIHSAAGPQLLEECRTLGGCPTGEARITKGYRLPAKWVIHTVGPVWNGGNFREEQLLTDAYRNSLILAEEYDVRSIAFPGISIGAYGFPVYRASGLALRTIIGHLKDGSSLADVRLICFNENAHHFYSNALWEQASFIKNSR; encoded by the coding sequence ATGAACCGGAAAAGAGGAGATCATATGGATATTTCCGACATTGTCAGTGTGATAATGGGAGACATAGTGGAACAGGAAGTTGATGCTATAGTAAATGCAGCCAACAATTCACTTCTGGGCGGGGGAGGCGTGGACGGAGCCATACATTCTGCAGCTGGTCCGCAACTTCTCGAAGAATGCCGTACACTTGGAGGATGCCCGACAGGAGAAGCCAGGATCACAAAAGGATACAGGCTTCCTGCTAAGTGGGTGATACATACCGTCGGACCTGTCTGGAATGGAGGAAATTTCAGAGAGGAACAACTGCTGACCGATGCATACAGGAATTCACTCATTCTTGCAGAAGAATATGACGTCAGAAGCATTGCCTTTCCAGGAATAAGTATCGGAGCCTATGGTTTTCCCGTGTACAGGGCATCGGGACTTGCATTGAGAACTATAATTGGACATCTTAAGGATGGCAGCTCACTGGCAGATGTCAGGCTCATCTGCTTCAATGAAAATGCACATCATTTTTATTCGAATGCACTATGGGAGCAGGCTTCCTTTATAAAAAACAGCAGATAA
- a CDS encoding type 1 glutamine amidotransferase, translating to MNLLIVKNISREGPGILKDILDENNISHDIIDLDSGDKIPNPENYSAIMVFGGPDSANDTTGKMLQELEMIKQAIDAGTPYLGICLGMQALVKACGGSVHANDVKEIGFRGEDGNYYSIDIRKEHSHDPLFAGLETSLKIFHLHGETVNITEKMQLLATGKYCQHQIVKVGENAYGIQGHFELTPEMFGVWLDNDPELMEMDRDKLKTDFELLSDEYNNTGRKLFSNFLKIAGLL from the coding sequence ATGAACCTGCTGATCGTAAAGAACATTTCAAGGGAAGGTCCCGGGATATTAAAAGATATTCTGGATGAAAATAATATTTCTCACGACATCATCGACCTTGATTCCGGAGATAAAATCCCGAACCCTGAAAACTACTCTGCGATAATGGTTTTCGGTGGACCGGACAGTGCCAACGACACAACCGGGAAAATGTTGCAAGAACTTGAAATGATAAAGCAGGCAATTGATGCAGGCACACCTTACCTTGGTATCTGTCTTGGCATGCAGGCACTTGTTAAGGCCTGCGGAGGTTCTGTGCATGCAAATGATGTAAAAGAGATAGGTTTTCGTGGAGAGGACGGTAACTATTATTCGATCGACATTCGAAAAGAACATTCACATGACCCTCTGTTTGCCGGTCTTGAAACTTCTCTGAAGATATTCCATTTGCATGGTGAAACAGTAAATATAACCGAAAAGATGCAATTGCTGGCTACCGGAAAGTACTGTCAGCACCAAATAGTAAAAGTCGGTGAAAATGCCTACGGGATCCAGGGGCATTTTGAACTGACACCCGAAATGTTTGGTGTATGGCTGGACAACGATCCTGAACTCATGGAAATGGACAGGGATAAACTCAAAACCGATTTTGAATTGCTTTCTGATGAATACAATAACACTGGGAGAAAGCTGTTCAGCAATTTCCTGAAGATTGCAGGATTGCTCTGA
- a CDS encoding GNAT family N-acetyltransferase, translating into MKIPQSINTERLVIRRYVEDDLDRLHLFFNNEEVTSSTDMPLHRSIEETKEFLDILIQSYNSDEPLFAMAISKKDNGEVIGSCGFAPLEFSQDTQVYYALEPEFRGKGYATEAMEKMIEYMVLVLDINRIAVYCSPENSNSINLAKRVGMEYQGTVKVEDRDSEYFLLTREKYLSVN; encoded by the coding sequence ATGAAGATCCCACAATCCATAAACACAGAACGATTGGTAATCAGAAGATATGTGGAAGATGATCTTGACAGGTTACACCTTTTTTTCAACAATGAAGAAGTAACCAGTTCCACGGATATGCCTCTGCACAGAAGCATTGAGGAAACAAAAGAATTCCTTGACATACTTATACAATCATATAATTCGGATGAACCACTCTTTGCAATGGCAATTTCCAAAAAGGATAATGGAGAAGTGATTGGTTCATGTGGTTTTGCACCACTTGAATTTTCTCAGGATACACAGGTATATTATGCTCTTGAACCGGAATTTCGAGGTAAAGGATACGCAACAGAAGCAATGGAAAAAATGATAGAATACATGGTCCTTGTCCTTGACATCAACAGGATAGCAGTTTATTGTTCTCCTGAGAACAGTAATTCGATAAACCTGGCAAAAAGAGTGGGAATGGAATATCAGGGCACTGTCAAAGTAGAAGACAGGGATTCCGAGTATTTCCTGCTGACAAGGGAAAAATATCTCAGTGTTAATTAA
- a CDS encoding PGF-pre-PGF domain-containing protein: MNRMKYSPDSYRKIMFLFFVLILIYACILTTSAESVVSISPSSQSIGANQEFDVYINIDPETPIAGAQLDILYDPDMLSVSSVNEGDFFKQDGTMSIFIGGTVDDSQGRVNGLFAVTLGKAEISTEGTFAHITFIASDTKGDCVIDISNVILSNSDGLSVPVTTHTAQVTINENTPSSPIDETTASSGGGGGGGGDTGEDANNIALKEVKKIYIIADTDIIYSFDENSNPISSINYRSLKNAGFITSTIEVLKDVSSTVSEKPEGLIYRNMNIWIGKAGYATGTNMDDMRISFVVLKNWITVNDVDPENIHLKRYHAGKWETLDTEIKGENEDFIIFEAKTPGFSPFAITAEAPSYIMEDEVLLNEESDSKITDQEEENSISIDNSVSGSTETSSAKLAQNSSLLFCTSMLIILFLRRGKLI, translated from the coding sequence ATGAACAGAATGAAATATTCCCCTGATTCTTACAGAAAAATAATGTTTCTTTTTTTTGTGTTAATACTTATCTATGCTTGCATTCTAACCACGTCAGCAGAATCTGTTGTTAGCATATCACCCTCCAGCCAGAGCATAGGTGCAAACCAGGAATTTGATGTATACATAAATATAGACCCGGAAACTCCCATTGCCGGTGCACAACTTGACATACTGTATGACCCGGACATGCTTTCAGTAAGCAGCGTTAATGAAGGGGATTTCTTCAAGCAGGATGGGACCATGTCGATCTTCATTGGGGGAACAGTGGATGATTCTCAGGGAAGAGTCAATGGGCTCTTTGCAGTAACCCTTGGCAAAGCCGAAATAAGTACAGAAGGGACCTTTGCCCACATTACATTCATAGCTTCCGATACAAAAGGAGATTGTGTCATCGATATTTCCAATGTAATATTAAGCAATTCAGATGGTTTGTCCGTTCCCGTAACTACTCATACCGCACAGGTCACTATCAATGAAAATACGCCCTCTTCTCCAATAGATGAAACAACTGCCAGCTCTGGTGGTGGCGGTGGCGGAGGAGGAGATACCGGCGAAGATGCCAATAACATTGCCCTTAAAGAAGTTAAAAAAATCTATATTATCGCAGACACCGATATCATTTATTCCTTTGATGAGAACTCAAACCCTATCAGTTCAATCAATTACAGGTCGCTGAAAAATGCCGGTTTCATAACAAGCACCATTGAGGTACTTAAAGATGTATCTTCCACCGTTTCAGAAAAACCGGAAGGACTTATCTACAGGAACATGAATATCTGGATCGGAAAAGCAGGCTATGCCACTGGAACCAATATGGATGATATGAGAATATCTTTTGTTGTTCTTAAAAACTGGATCACAGTCAATGATGTAGATCCAGAGAACATACACCTGAAAAGATACCATGCCGGAAAGTGGGAAACTCTTGACACCGAAATAAAAGGAGAAAATGAGGATTTTATCATTTTTGAAGCAAAGACTCCTGGATTCTCACCGTTTGCTATCACTGCAGAAGCGCCATCTTATATTATGGAAGATGAAGTGTTATTAAATGAAGAATCTGACAGCAAAATTACAGACCAGGAAGAAGAGAACAGCATCAGTATAGATAACTCTGTTTCCGGTTCAACTGAAACAAGTTCCGCAAAGCTTGCACAGAACAGCTCTTTGCTTTTTTGTACTTCCATGCTCATTATTTTATTTTTAAGACGTGGCAAACTCATTTAG